ATCGCCCCATCTAAGAGACCTTTCATAATCTGATCTGACACTGACATTTTAATCACCTACTATCTTACATAATAAGATAGTACATTGAGAACTTTTCGTCAACTATCTTTTATTGTAAGGTAGTTGTTGTACACATTCCTTAAATGACTAACAACTTTGTTAATAGGGTAATACTTACGGAAGTATATTTTATTTATGGGGGAGGAATTAATAATGACTACAAAAACAGTATTTGATGTCATTGATATGGGGTTAGGATATTTAGTAAATGTGTATGATGCTTGGAAAGTTGAAAAGGTACTTGATGATTATCATAAGCCTTTTTCTAATACCATTCATTGGCAATTTGGTCATGTATTAACAATTTTTGAATCGGCCTTAGCTGTTGCTGGTAAAGAGAATATTGATTTAAATATCTATAGACCTTTATTCGGAAATGGTTCGTCTCCAGATGAATGGAAGGATGAAGTACCGAGTATTGAAAGGATTTTAGAAGGTCTCCAAACTTTACCTGAACGTGCACGAAATCTAACTGAAGATGATTTAGCAATTGAATTGAAACAGCCAATTGTCGGTTGTAATAACTTAGAAGAGTTATTAGTATTAAATGCCATTCACATCCCACTTCATGCTGGTAAAATTGAAGAGATGTCTCGTATATTAAAAAATTTAAAATAAATATGTGCTTATTAACCGTTAACAACACGTTAACGGGTTTTTTATTTGTTTAAAAGGTCACTTTTTTGAATTTAATAAACACCATCTATACCAGTTCTTCACCGATTCTCGAAAAATAATTATATTAATGATTTCGTTAATTTAATTTTATATTTAATTATTACTGTACATCTTTTGTAGTTAGCTTTATTCTTAAATTGAAATATGTATAAAACATAGAAAGAAGGACGTTTTAACATGGAAAACACGGTTAAATATCGTAAGTTTATACTCCCTATCGTTGTAGGTCTCCTTATTTGGGCACTTACACCTTTTAAACCGGATGCTGTGGATCCAACAGCATGGTATATGTTCGCAATATTCGTCGCGACAATCATTGCTTGTATTACACAACCGATGCCAATTGGGGCCGTCTCTATAATTGGATTTACAATCATGGTACTCGTTGGCATTGTTGACATGAAAACGGCTGTCGCTGGTTTTGGTAATAATAGCATTTGGTTAATTGCTATGGCATTTTTCATTTCGAGAGGATTTGTGAAAACAGGTCTTGGTAGACGTATCGCACTTCATTTCGTCAAATTATTTGGTAAAAAAACATTAGGATTAGCATATTCTATCGTCGGTGTAGATTTAATTCTAGCGCCTGCTACACCAAGTAATACCGCGCGTGCTGGTGGAATCATGTTCCCAATTATCAAATCACTTTCTGAATCATTTGGTTCGAAACCGAAAGACGGATCAGCACGCAAAATGGGTGCATTTCTTGTTTTCACAGAATTCCAAGGTAATTTAATTACTGCGGCTATGTTTTTAACTGCAATGGCCGGTAACCCCCTTGCACAAAATTTAGCATCTAGCACATCTAATGTTCACATTACATGGATGAATTGGTTTCTAGCTGCTTTAGTTCCTGGACTTGTTTCCTTAATTGTTGTACCTTTTATTATTTATAAAATTTATCCACCAACTGTTAAAGAAACACCAAATGCTAAGAGTTGGGCTGAAAATGAATTAGCGACTATGGGTAAAATCGCTTTAGCTGAAAAATTTATGATTGGTATTTTTGTCGTTGCGTTAACACTATGGATTGTCGGAAGTTTCATTCATATTGATGCAACTTTAACGGCCTTTATTGCGCTAGCATTGTTATTATTGACAGGCGTCTTAACATGGCAAGACATTTTAAACGAAACAGGTGCTTGGAACACATTAGTATGGTTCTCAGTATTAGTGTTAATGGCCGACCAATTAAACAAGCTTGGATTTATTCCTTGGTTAAGTAAATCCATTGCTACAAGTCTTGGTGGCTTAAGCTGGCCTATAGTCCTGGTCATTTTAATATTGTTCTACTTCTATTCACATTACTTATTTGCAAGTTCTACAGCACATATCAGTGCGATGTATGCAGCATTACTAGGCGTTGCCATCGCAGCCGGTGCACCACCATTATTCAGTGCATTAATGTTAGGTTTCTTCGGTAACCTATTAGCTTCAACAACACACTATAGTAGTGGTCCAGCGCCGATTCTATTCTCTTCAGGTTACGTGACTCAAAAACGTTGGTGGACAATGAACTTAATATTAGGTTTCGTCTACTTTATTATCTGGATTGGTTTAGGATCACTTTGGATGAAAGTAATTGGTATATTTTAAAATATTTAAATTAGCGCTCGAATCTCATTGATTTGGGCGCTTTTTAATTTGTATTTAAAATCAACCTTTGCTAAATCAAGACTCCCTTTTTAAAATACGTTTATCCTTTAAATCATTGCGTGCTTCACTGAAAATTTGTATAAAGATTTAAGTCATTACGTAACATCACATAAAATACATTTCTATACTATTCCGCTTCATTGATTAACATTACGTATGCCCTCATAAATCATCATACAAAAAACACCTTCGTTTAAATTCATTTTAATTGCGAATTCAACGAAAGTGCCTTATTTCATATTTAATGTTTCAAATTTATACGTCTGTCACTGTTACTGCACACATACCTCAGTCTCACCTCATCATGACACAAAGGATATTGAAAACACGTATAATTATCTTTCCTCGTATTTTATAGGGTTTTTGCGACCGGATGTTTCTTCAATTTAATGTATTGAGAAAGACTATATAACACAATACCTGTCCAAATAAATATAAACGTAATTAATTGATCTATACTAAAAGGCTCTTTGAAAACAAATATGCCGAGTACAAACATTATTGTTGGTCCAACGTATTGAATAAATCCTATTAGCGAAAGTGGAATACGTTTTGCCCCGGCTGAGAATAGGATTAGTGGTATTGCCGTAATAGCACCAGAAAATAACAACCAAAATGATGACATGTTCAATCCAAATGACATCTGATGTTGCTGCCATAAATAAATAACGTATATTAGTCCAGCAGGTGCGGTAACAATACATTCAATCGTAATACTGCTGATGGCATCAATATGTACTACTTTTTTCAATAATCCGTATGTACCAAAGGATAACGCTAATATAATAGAGACGATTGGGAATTCTCCAATCTTGAGCGTCATATATAATACACCGATGAATGCGAATAAAATGGCTAGCCATTCAAATTTATTGAATCTTTCTTTTAAAAAGATAAGTGCGAGCAAAATGCTAACAAGTGGATTTATATAATAACCTAAACTTGTTTGTAGGACGTGACCGTTCGTTACAGCCCAAATAAATGTACCCCAATTTAATGTAATGACATAGCCTGCTACGACAATCGCTAATAGCTGAATGGGCTTGCCTAACAATTGATTCATATCTCGTTGAAATGCATTGCGTTGTTTTTGTCCAACCGCGAGTATGAAAATCATGAATATTGCTGAAAATATAATACGAAAGGCTAAAATTTCAAATGCGCCTATTGCATCAACGAACTGCCAATATATAGGTAGTATTCCCCACAGAATGTATGCACTGAGTGCTAAAAATATGCCTTTTTTATACTCTGAATTCACCTTCAAACCTCCTTACTTTCCTAATTTTTAATTTACTGCATACGCTCACTTGGTTATGCTAATATAACGATTTTACTAATAATATTTCGATAAAGATATCATTTTGTTTATATTTCCCACATTTATTCACCAACCACTAAACAATATTAATTTTATAAATAATTCTGTACAAATCAGGGTATATTGCCAGAAAGACTACCATACAACATAAAGGATGGATACAAATGACTTTACCTAAAATTGGAAAGCCTGCAACACGCGCGCTAAATTCACAAGGTATATACACATTAGAAGCAGTATCACAATATACGAAGTCATCTCTAATGGAGATGCATGGCGTTGGTCCTAAAGCTATATCAATATTGGAACAAGCTTTATTTCAGCACCAACTACATTTTAAAACGGAAGTTCAGTCATCATTACCTTTTAAGTTAACAGGAGATGTGTCATGCAATCATGCGCCTAAACGTCAACAAATGATAGATTTTATAGTTGTTACAGCAGCATTAGATATTGAATTATTACGTTCACTGGTTACAACAGAATTTATTTGGTCTGTCCCTGGCCGCTTTGACATATACGGACCTCAAATATTAATTCAAGAACTATCTAATCATTACAATCAGGTTGCTAGTCTCAATATCCATTCCAGCATCACACATGGGTGCTTAGGTTCCATGCATGGTATTGAAATATTAAAAACTGGTAAAGAGATTCATTTTGCTCATTTTTTTGAATTTGAAAATCATAAAAAGGATGCCAAGTTAAGCAAAGTGACATCTTACATTGTTGTTGGTTAATTTATCAAATTATATATATCGCAAAAAATCTTTTGTGGTTACATGTATATTTTTATATAACAAATAATTTGGCATAACATTTTTGTTATATGAACACTTATTACTAGAGTGCCCATTGAACATACAGTATGATTAAATATCATGTTATGAAAGAAGGATATATTTTGACTGTTTTTAAAAATGAGCGCTTAAGCTGGTTACCATACATAGCTATTGTCATTTTGTTACACGTTATTGGGTTTAGTTTTTTATGGATTGCTGGAAAAGACCATCATATCTTATTTGGTATGGGGATTCTTGCATATACATTAGGTTTGCGTCATGCATTTGATGCAGATCACATTGCTGCAATAGATAATACGGTTCGCAAATTATTACAGCAACGCAAAGATCCATCTGGTGTGGGTTTCTATTTTTCAATTGGACATTCATCTGTCGTATTTTTAATGGCTGTTTTTTTAGGGGTATCTGTAAAATGGGCTAAAGATGAATTACCGCATTTCCAAGATATTGGTGGAACGATTGGTACACTAGTTTCAGGTTTCTTTTTAGTGCTTATCGGTGTGTTGAATCTAATTATTTTAATCTCTTTAATTAACTTGTTCGCTAAATTACGTCGTGAACACATTGAAGAAGCTGAAGTCGATGCATTACTTGAATCTAGAGGATTGGTTTCTCGATTTGTAGGACCTTATTTCAAATTAATCACGCGTAGTTGGCACGTATTGCCACTTGGCTTTTTATTTGGACTTGGTTTTGATACAGCTAGTGAAATTGCGTTACTCGCTCTTTCTTCAGGCGCATCACAACAAGCCATTTCATTTATCGGAATCTTATCTTTACCAATTTTATTCGCATCAGGTATGAGTTTATTGGATACATTAGATGGTGTTGTAATGAAGTATGCCTATAATTGGGCATTCTTCAATCCTATTCGCAAAATCTATTACAATATAACGATTACTGCGATATCAGTCATGGCAGCATTAGTGATTGGGATGATTGAATTGCTACAAATTCTTGCTGATAAGTTAGATTTACATGGTGCGTTTTGGGCATTCATTGGTTCGATCGAATTTGATTATTTAGGCTATATTTTAGTTGCATTATTTTTAATTACTTGGCTTATTTCAAGTTTAATTTGGAAGTTTGGTCGCATAGAACACAAATGGTCTAGATAAGGCAACTTGTCTTGCAACTACCTTTGTATTGTTGCATTTTTAGACACCCTGCACACTTCTTCCATTATGCTACGCTCTCAGTAGTCATCTTTAAATCGTTTCTTTTAGAGATGACTTCATTTTGAGAGCGTATTTTTCTATTTAAAATGTATTTATCCAAAATTCAATGCTTTCGAATTTAAAATTTCAGTATTTCTGTTTAAAATTTAATTATAATCTTTAATACAGGAGGCGCTATGCTTATGAATATTGCGAAGTTAGAGAATTATTTACAAATTGATTCATCTCGTTATAATCGACCGAGTATTGAAGCATTAAATTATTATGCAACACGTTTTATGTTAACTGTACCTTTTGAAAATATTGATGTTCAAAATAGTAAGCCGATATCTATAAATATCGATGCACTTTTTAATAAAATTGTTCATGATAAACGTGGTGGTTTTTGTTATGAATTAAATACATTTTTCAAAGCCTATTTACAACAAAAAGGATTTAATCCTGAATTAATGTCAGCTACTATTCACACACCCGGTGGCGGTCGTAGTCTGAACGGTTCACATGCTTCACTTGTTGTTTCTATAAATGATGTATTCTATGTAACTGATGTTGGCTTTGGAGACTTACCTCTACATGCCATTCCTATTACTTCATCTGAGCATACACAACCAATTACTGATATCAGTGGTACATTCCGCGCTATTTTTAACAACGAAGACAAGGATATTTTCTATGTTCAAAAATTCGAAAATGATCATTGGCATACAAAATATGAAGCTGAATTCAAACCTAAACAAATAGAAGATTTTAATAGCAACATCGAATATAATCAAACGCATCCAGATTCAATATTTGTACAGCATTTATTAATTACAATGCCACAATCATTTGGCCGTGCTACAATGTCTGAAAATCATTTAACTTTAACAAGGAATGGTAGCTCAGAAAAATTTGATGTCACTAAAGATAACTATAAACATTTTTTAGAAAAATATTTTGGACTAAATGTAACTATTAATCGTATTGAAAAACAATAATAGTAAAATATAAAAATATGGGCGTATCTTACTTATTGTAGGTAGCGCCCCTTTTTTATGCTTCATAAACACAACAAAAAGGATATGACACAAACTTCATGTCACACCCTTCTTTTGAACCGCTTCATTTTACTTAAGCAAGTGCATCTACAACATAAATGACACCTACGAATACAAATGCAATAGCAATCATCGTCGAAATAAAGACGATACCCATTAATGGATTAAATAATAAAATGACACCGAAAACAATACCTAATAAATTAAAAATCACTGAAATTAGTTTTAAGCTACCACTACCCGAAAACGTAAATAATCCAGAGATAGAACTAAAAATAAACCAAAAAGCAAACATATAAATAAAGAATGCTGAACTTGCGCCAACATTAAAAATAACTAATAGACCAAATAGAATATCTACAATCCCCATAAACAGAATCCAATTTTGGTTACCACCTACTAAAGCTTTTGCTTTTCTACGGTAAACGATTTGAATCACACCGTTAATTAATACAAACAGTCCAATCAACCAGGTAATAGCATAAAAATTTTCAATTGGAAATGTAAAAATAACGACTGCCAACATTAATAATAATACACCCATTATTAAACTAGACCATTTAATACCTTGATTTCCTTTTTCCATAACAATCAATTCCTTTCAAATAAAACCCTCTTTTAATTTTTACAAAAAATTTATTATACAATAATTAAATTCCCTTTTCTCAATTTACACAAACATCATCACTTAGAAAGCACCATTGCTTTTGTCTAATATGTACGATGAATCTGTATCCTCACTCAAAAATCTACTAAGTAGCGATAGCTTTCAACTCTGTAAGGTTCATTCATTGAATTGTAAGTTTAGATAAAGGCTACTACTCCAAACATTATTTAAAATGAAATTAAATACAAAAGGAGTGAGACTATGACGATATTATCAGTGCAACATGTTTCAAAAACATACGGTAAAAAGCACACATTTCAAGCACTTAAAGATATTAACTTTGACATACAAAAAGGCGAATTCGTTGCGATTATGGGGCCTTCTGGATCAGGTAAGACAACCTTATTAAATGTACTAAGTTCAATTGACCAAATTTCTAGCGGTAGCGTGATTGCTAACGGACAAGAGCTTAATAAACTTAATCAAAAAGCACTTGCCAAATTCCGCAAAGAATCATTAGGTTTCATCTTCCAAGATTACAGTATTCTGCCGACATTAACCGTTAAAGAAAACATTATGTTACCTTTATCTGTTCAAAAAATGTCGAAGGCAACAATGGAAGAAAATTATAAAGCGATCACGACAGCATTAGGTATTTATGACCTAGGAAATAAATACCCTAGCGAATTATCTGGTGGTCAACAACAAAGAACTGCAGCAGCGAGAGCATTTGTTCACAAACCACAAATCATATTTGCAGATGAGCCAACAGGCGCACTCGACTCGAAAAGTGCAAATGACCTATTACAACGTTTGGAAGAAATGAATAAATCGTTTGATACAACTATTGTCATGGTTACACATGATCCGGTTGCAGCAAGTTTTGCAGAACGTGTTATCATGCTAAAAGATGGCCAAATTCATACACAACTTTATCAGGAAGGACGTTCTAAACAGGCCTTTTATGAAGACATTGTACATCTTCAATCAGTATTAGGTGGTGTCTCAAATGACATTTAACCATATCGTTTTCAAAAACTTACGACAAAACTTAAAACATTATGCAATGTATTTATTTTCATTATTTTTTAGCATCGTCTTATATTTCAGTTTTACAACCTTACAGTTTACTAAAGGTGTAAATAATGACGACTCGATGGCCATCATTAAGAAAGGTGCTTTAGTCGGATCAATATTTTTATTTATCATTATTGTCATCTTTTTAATGTATGCCAATCATTTATTCGTAAAACGCCGTACACGTGAATTTGCGCTATTTCAGTTGATTGGTTTAACACGACAAAACATTTTGAAAATGTTAGCACTTGAACAAATGATCGTATTTTTAATCACAGGTGTTGTCGGTGTATTATGTGGCATTGCAGGTGCACAATTATTGCTTTCCATAGTATCTAAATTGATGTCGTTATCGATTAACTTATCGATACATTTCGAACCTATGGCCCTTGTTTTAACTATTTTCATGCTAATTATTGCGTATGTACTGATTTTATTTCAAAGTGCTTTATTTCTAAAAAGACGTAGTATCTTATCAATGATGAAAGATTCAATTAAAACTGATGCCACAACTGCTAAAGTAACGACTGCAGAGGTTATTTCAGGCGTATTAGGTATTGCTATGATTGCACTAGGCTATTATATGGCGACAGAAATGTTTGGTACGTTCAAAGCACTAACTATGGCTATGACATCACCGTTTATCATTTTATTTTTAACGGTTGTAGGCGCCTATTTATTCTTCAGAAGTTCCGTGTCACTTATTTTTAAAACATTGAAAAAATCAAAAAATGGACGCGTATCTATTACCGATGTTGTATTCACATCGTCTATTATGTACAGAATGAAGAAAAATGCCATGTCTTTAACTATCATTGCAATTATTTCTGCAGTTACAGTAACTGTATTGTGTTTTGCGGCATTATCTAAATCAAATACAGATCAAACCCTTACATCTATGGCACCAAATGAATTTAACGTGGTCGCTACTCAAGATGCTAAACAATTTGAAACTAAACTAAGCCAACAACAAATTACATTTTCTAAAAATGCTTACGAAACTATTACTGTAGATAATGTTAATGATCAGGTTATTACTTTGGAAAATGGTAGTGATTCAGGTCGCACGAATTCTATTTTAAGTGCAAATAACAAGTTAACAGGCAACAATGCCATCATTACAAATACAAAATCGCTGCCTAACATTATTAATATCCATTTAAACAAAGATTTAGTAGTAAAAGGTACTAAGAATGAAACTTTCCGTGTTACACAAGAAGACAAAGGTAAGGTTTATCCTTTAAATCTAAGCTTCAACTCACCTGTCATCGAAGTAAGTCCTGAAAAGTATCAGCAGTTGAAAACACAAAATAACGTTCATACTTTTTATGGATATGATATTAAACAAACATCACAAAAGGAAAAAGCTCAAGCAATTGCAAAACAGTTTGGAGACAAAGTCATCACGTATGATGAAATGAAAAAAGAGGTCGATGCTACTAACGGTATTCTAATATTTGTTACATCATTTTTAGGATTAGCATTTTTAGTAGCAGCTGGATGTATTATTTATATTAAACAAATGGATGAAACTGAGGATGAACTAAGTAACTTCAGAATATTAAAACGCATAGGCTTTACGCATACAGATATGCTTAAGGGATTATTATTAAAAATTACTTTCAACTTCGGTTTACCATTATTGATTGCTATATTACATGCAGTATTCGCCGCAATAGCATTTATGAAATTGATGGGTAATATTTCCTTCATGCCGGTTATTGTAGTAATTGTTGTATACACCCTCATTTACATTACTTTTGCTTTAATTGCTTTTGTACATTCAAACAAATTGATTAAGAAAACCATTTAACACTTACGATTAAAAGATGCTTCATTAGATATTTTGATTTTAAGCAATGCAGTATAACTATTAATTGATTTAAGAAAAGGAGAGATTGAATCATGAAATTTAGAGAATTAGTAAAACAATCATATGAGGATTTGAAAAATTTGACTGTAACTTGGTATAACGTCATTGCTTTAACAATACTTGTTATTGTATTAAGCTCATTCACAACACCAATGATAGGCATTCCAGCTGGTTTATTAGGTGGCGCCTATTATTTAAAACGTCGTGAAGAAAAAGGTAAATAAATAAGCCTTATGTGCTAAACTCAATATGTATTTCCTACCAAAGAAAACATAAGGAGTTTGGACATCTTGAAGGAGATACTATTGTTGGTCGTCGTCATGGTAGTGCAATCATTACTTTGGTAGAAAGAGTATCCAAGATGATTATCACCTTACGACCCTTAGGTCGTAAGGCAACTGATATAGAAAACGCTCTACACTCAATGTTTTCATCTTTACCTTCTCATATATTTAAATCAATTACTTTTGATTGTGGTAAGGAGTTCTCAAACTGGAAAACATTATGTAACTGTCACGATATATCTATATTTTTTGCTGATCCAGGCACGCCATCACAGCGAGGTTTAAATGAACATTCTAACGGAATACTTAGACGCAGTGGATTAGATAAAGAACTAGATTTCAATTTAGTAACAGACGATCATATCATCAGTGTTGCTCAAAAAATCAATCATCGTCCTAGAAAATCTTTAGGTTATAGAACACCATTGGAAGTATTTATGAGTTTCATCGAAGATGATAAACTTGTCCAGCTTAATTTGACAATCTAAAGATTTATAAAAAAGCCGTTGGTCTCTTCGAAACTACGGCTTTTCTCTGTGCTATAAAATCAGTATGGCGAAGCACAGTGATCATTGAATTCTGACTTTATATAATCAAGAGTATCTTTGGATACACTGATGATATCTATAACAGCATTGCTAATGTAGAATATATTTTCTTGATTATAGAATACAATAAATGGCTCCACTAAACCTTTTTTAATATATAAAGAATAATCAATTAAGTCTTTGTTTTTTATATTTTTAATAGTTGCAATAACATACTTCTCATCGGTAGAATGGATTTCTTCGTACCAGTTAGTAATATTAAAAAAACGACCAATTCTTGTTTTTTCTCTAAATTTAACAGGATATAAGTATTCAGACAAAAATGTACATTTCGTCTTTGATTGGTTATTAAATATAACATTAATAATATTAGAAATTTGCTTTTTATTGAGAACATCAATATCTAAGCGTATCCTATTTTTCTCAGGTGCTTGAAAATAGGGAATTTCATGTTCTAAATCAAAATGTATTTGTTGTGTTTCAAGGTTAATAATCATTTTAATCTCCAATTCTTTTTAGGTTAGCATCGTATGTACCACTTCTTGTTTTCTTGCTACCTAAATTCTTAATACTGCTTGCACCTTTTCATTTTATCTTCTCATATATTTAAATCAATTACTTTTGATTGTGGTAAGGAGTTCTCAAACTGGAAAACAATATGTAACTGTCACGATATATCTATATTTTTTGCTGATCCAGGCACGCCATCACAGCGAGGTTTAAATGAACATTCTAACGGAATAATTAGACGCAGTGGATTAGATAAAGAACTAGATTTCAATTTAGTAACGGATGATCATATCATCAGTGTTGCTCAAAAAATCAATCATCATCCTAGAAAATCTTTAGGTTATAGAACACCATTGGAAGTATTTATGAGTTTCATCGAAGATGATAAACTTGTCCAGCTTAATTTGACAATCTAAAGATTTATAAAAAAGGAGAGATTGAATCATGAAATTTAGAGAATTAGTAAAACAATCATATGAGGATTTGAAAAATTTGACTGTAACTTGGTATAACGTCATTGCTTTAACAATACTTGTTATTGTATTAAGCTCATTCACAACACCAATGATAGGCATTCCAGCTGGTTTATTAGGTGGCTCTTATTATTTAAAACGTCGTGAAGAAAAAGGCAAGTAAGCACATTCCATCGGTATAGAACATTGCTATGACCTTTCAAGTCAGATTTTAATATCAACAAGTAGCGTTTATCGCTGCTTGTTTTTTATGGATTGCTTATAAAATCATCATGTTTAAACGATATGTCACTTTGAAAACTAGCAAACACCATAAAAGACTACAATTTTTTTATTTTTATAAACCCCTTTAAATCAACGTTTCTAAGGTTTTTAAAAATCTTTTTTAATTTATTTTCAAAAAACACTGTACATTATGCCAATATGAGCGTATAGTTGGTCTTACGTAATAAAAGCTCGTGAATTAAATTGTAGTGTATTTGTTTAGAATATCCTCTTTTTTAGTTATGAATTTGTTACAAATATTAAGTGCAAAAGCACACGGAGGTTTTCTATATGAATAACGGTACAGTAAAATGGTTTAACGCAGAAAAAGGTTTTGGTTTCATCGAACAAGAAAATGGCGGAGACGTATTCGTACATTTCTCAGGTATCGCTAGCGATGGCTACAAAACTTTAGAAGAAGGTCAAAAAGTTACTTTCGAAATCACTGAAGGTCAACGTGGAGACCAAGCAGTTAACGTACAAACTGTTTAATCTTACAACATAAAACGACTCATTATAAATGAATCGCTTTGATTACCAACAAGGTTCTAAATCTTGTTGGTATTTTTTTATGCTATTTTGGATAATATAAATAATATGAGACGATACCACGATGATTTATAAAAACTTATTTGCCAAATACACACTAAGGAAAATTATGAGGCTGAGTATACCAATTACTGATATAATAGAAAGCGCATTTGTCATCGTATTTCTAGCTTTAGTCGTTTGTACTTCACTAGGATCTTTTCCATTCATAAAAGCAACAATTCGATCGTAGTTGTCCATTTTATGCACTTTTTTTAAATCTTCTATTTTCATAGATGCA
The genomic region above belongs to Staphylococcus aureus and contains:
- a CDS encoding cold-shock protein translates to MNNGTVKWFNAEKGFGFIEQENGGDVFVHFSGIASDGYKTLEEGQKVTFEITEGQRGDQAVNVQTV
- the vraH gene encoding peptide resistance ABC transporter activity modulator VraH — protein: MKFRELVKQSYEDLKNLTVTWYNVIALTILVIVLSSFTTPMIGIPAGLLGGAYYLKRREEKGK
- the vraH gene encoding peptide resistance ABC transporter activity modulator VraH, which encodes MKFRELVKQSYEDLKNLTVTWYNVIALTILVIVLSSFTTPMIGIPAGLLGGSYYLKRREEKGK
- the vraE gene encoding peptide resistance ABC transporter permease subunit VraE translates to MTFNHIVFKNLRQNLKHYAMYLFSLFFSIVLYFSFTTLQFTKGVNNDDSMAIIKKGALVGSIFLFIIIVIFLMYANHLFVKRRTREFALFQLIGLTRQNILKMLALEQMIVFLITGVVGVLCGIAGAQLLLSIVSKLMSLSINLSIHFEPMALVLTIFMLIIAYVLILFQSALFLKRRSILSMMKDSIKTDATTAKVTTAEVISGVLGIAMIALGYYMATEMFGTFKALTMAMTSPFIILFLTVVGAYLFFRSSVSLIFKTLKKSKNGRVSITDVVFTSSIMYRMKKNAMSLTIIAIISAVTVTVLCFAALSKSNTDQTLTSMAPNEFNVVATQDAKQFETKLSQQQITFSKNAYETITVDNVNDQVITLENGSDSGRTNSILSANNKLTGNNAIITNTKSLPNIINIHLNKDLVVKGTKNETFRVTQEDKGKVYPLNLSFNSPVIEVSPEKYQQLKTQNNVHTFYGYDIKQTSQKEKAQAIAKQFGDKVITYDEMKKEVDATNGILIFVTSFLGLAFLVAAGCIIYIKQMDETEDELSNFRILKRIGFTHTDMLKGLLLKITFNFGLPLLIAILHAVFAAIAFMKLMGNISFMPVIVVIVVYTLIYITFALIAFVHSNKLIKKTI